From Manihot esculenta cultivar AM560-2 chromosome 18, M.esculenta_v8, whole genome shotgun sequence:
CCGTCTAAGAAACCCATCAATGGTGCTAAAACCACTGACATCACCGTTGACAATTCTCGAAACCTCTGGTTCCGCATCTACACCCCCACCAACACCGGTGACGACGCCGCTACTGCTGGTTTGCCGGTTATTTTCTTCTTTCACGGCGGTGGTTTTGTCTTCTTGGCAGCCAATTCTTTACCTTATGAAGTATTCTGCCGCGGCCTAGCTAGGCATCTCTCCGCCATCATCATTTCCGTCAACTATCGTCTGGCTCCAGATAATCGTTATCCTTCCCAATACGAGGATGGTTTTGATGCTCTAAAATTCATTGACGCCACAAAACTTGAAGGCTTTTCAGGCAACCTCAAACAGTGTTTTCTTGCTGGAGATAGCGCAGGAGGCAACATGGTGCATCACATAGCAGTAAAAGCAAGGGAACATGAGTTTTCTAATCTAAAGTTCATCGGAAACATATTGATACAACCATTTTTTGGAGGAGAAGAACGAACTGAATCTGAGTTGAGGTTAACTCGAGCTCCATTTTTTACCATGGATCGTGCAGACTGGATGTGGAAGTCATTCTTGCCGGAAGGTTCAAACCGGGACCACCCAGCGGCGAATGTTTTTGGGCCTAACTCGGTTGATATATCGGGAGTTAAGTTACCGTCGACGATCATATTTGTTGGAGGATTTGATCCTTTGCAGGACTGGCAGAAGAGGTACTATGAAGGATTGAAGAAATCTGGAAAAGAAGTGCATTTGGTTGAGTTTGCCAATGCTTTTCACTCATTTTACGTTTTTCCTGAGCTGCCTGAATTTGATTTGTTGATGAAGGAGACGAAGGATTTTATGCAAAAGCAATTAGAATCATCTAATATATGATGcaactttcttttattttccgcTCGCTGCCAATGGTTGGCACtttgttttatttttgtgttttttaaagaaaattgtgaatctcaaaaattataatttgtttaTTAACCACCGTGAGCAGAGAGGAGGATtccttaataaatttaaataagactTTAActcacttaaaaaattaattaaaaaaataaaaatatttaaaatctttatAAAAGCACGTTATGTTTATCGATTTAAAATCGatgtgaattttttatttttttgtttaagtGACTAACccacttaaatttatttttttgttctcGTTCTCTGCTaaccaaattaattaattatcggATTGTGGATTTTTTTGTCGTTTAAATGTAATGGTGAAGTTAGGGTTAAGCTTAGGAAGAAACACAACTGAGTTATTAATTTGATTAGTTGAGGGTTAATATCAGTAAGCTGAGGGTTTAATCTTCGTTAGTAGTAGCTTAATTGGTTGgataatgaaattattaaataaataataaaacaattgtGTCAAATTTGACATTTggtcaaaattaatttgatgataaatattaaagatttgatttaattatttaaaattaaaagcttAACATAAATTAGTTGAAATATTTAgtgtttaaaatattaatgtgaattagtcaaaatattttattttttctgtttaATAAGCCTAAAATTTAATATGTGCTACTATTGTTAGTTTCCTACTTATTATTATCTACACattctcataaaattaaattgatgatatattaaatttaaattataaagaatttgagtttaataaatattcatgacgttaaattttaaatattttcattattgttctttaattttaaataaataaattggacttttaaaattttttataagttttaagagtaaattatactttaattcttgaattttaCCGTAATTAATGGATAAGTCTCTTTATTTCTAAAATCAAatacttaaattcttatataaaCAATCCGTCCAAATTGAAAATCTTTTTCTCCCTTACTCAATCGGTTAAagaaagaataaatattttaaatatctaaaatattctcattaatatttaaattttttttaatatagatgaaaaattttatattatataaattataatttggtctctaaattttaaaataattgatgaatcagtttttatatttttaaaactaaatcctTAAATCACTATATATTTaatccatttaaaattataatttttcatctatTTTAGACATTATTTTAAAACTAGTGAATGGTAAAATTtcttctaaaaatataatttctttctaaaataatctttataaaagtttataatatatttaaaaattatttgatactacttaaaaataactcaaattataagtattgaaatattttaataaatgaaaattgaaagataaaaattgttaaaaattagttaaatgagatattataaataaaagttaatgtGGATTTAAGTGGtctcttaaataaaaaaataaatgattaaaatatttatcaaaatatttaaattataatagatgagAATGAACTGATTATAAAGTGATTTAAGTAtacgattttaaaaatacaacatcaatctattaattatactaaaactcaagaatttaagttaatttatccatttaaaaatgtaataaaaatatttttacatttttatagTTAATAGTTGAAGGAATATTTAATTTAGACGGATCcattatagagatatttaagtattcaattttaaaaatatagaaatcgatcagttaattatgctaaaatttaaaaattaaaatataatttattttaatttaattatgagtttaaattaattttatcaaaatgagATTGTCgtgacttttttttatttttttaaaa
This genomic window contains:
- the LOC110607104 gene encoding probable carboxylesterase 18; translated protein: MAQNDDPESPELPCEIKLANWAFSIFFNVISRSNGIVYRFLRSSFDLKTCPSKKPINGAKTTDITVDNSRNLWFRIYTPTNTGDDAATAGLPVIFFFHGGGFVFLAANSLPYEVFCRGLARHLSAIIISVNYRLAPDNRYPSQYEDGFDALKFIDATKLEGFSGNLKQCFLAGDSAGGNMVHHIAVKAREHEFSNLKFIGNILIQPFFGGEERTESELRLTRAPFFTMDRADWMWKSFLPEGSNRDHPAANVFGPNSVDISGVKLPSTIIFVGGFDPLQDWQKRYYEGLKKSGKEVHLVEFANAFHSFYVFPELPEFDLLMKETKDFMQKQLESSNI